A stretch of the Corylus avellana chromosome ca6, CavTom2PMs-1.0 genome encodes the following:
- the LOC132184894 gene encoding myosin-15 yields the protein MPEPKMSLRRGSKVWAEDKDLAWVAAEVLDFVGKQILVVNTSGKKVLAFPDKLFPRDADEEDHGGVDDMTKLTYLNEPGVLYNLQRRYALNDIYTYTGSILIAVNPFTKLPHLYNVHMMEQYKGAPFGELSPHVFAVADASYRAMMNDAQSQSILVSGESGAGKTETTKLIMQYLTYVGGRAAGDDRTVEQQVLESNPLLEAFGNAKTVRNDNSSRFGKFVEIQFDASGRISGAAIRTYLLERSRVVQITDPERNYHCFYQLCASGRDAEKYKLDQSSHFHYLNQSKTYELDGVSSIEEYMKTRRAMDIVGISHEDQEAIFRTLAAILHLGNIEFSPGKEYDSSVIKDQKSSFHMQVAANLFRCDVNLLLATLCTRSIQTREGCIVKALDCNAAVASRDALAKTVYARLFDWLVDKINRSVGQDLNSRVQIGVLDIYGFECFKNNSFEQFCINFANEKLQQHFNEHVFKMEQEEYSKEEINWSYIEFIDNQDVLDLMEKKPIGIIALLDEACMFPKSTHETFSTKLFQNFRAHPRLEKAKFSETDFTIRHYAGKVTYHSNTFLDKNRDYVVVEHCNLLSSSKCPFVAGLFPSPPEESSRSSYKFSSVASRFKQQLQALMETLNTTEPHYIRCVKPNSLNRPQKFENLSILHQLRCGGVLEAVRISLAGYPTRRTYSEFIDRFGLLAPELMDGSYDEKAMAEKILRKLKLENFQLGRTKVFLRAGQIGILDARRAEILDNASTRVQRRFRTFIARRDFISTRAAASALQAYCRGCLARKMYAAKRETAATILIQKYVRRWLLRCAYVKLCSAVIVIQSNLRGFSTRQRFLHGKKHKAVTLIQSHWRMRKVRLAFRNRQNSIIAIQCRWRQKLAKRELRRRKQEANETGALRLAKSKLEKQLEDLTWRLQFEKRLRVSHEESKSVDISKLQKTLESLNLELDAAKLATINECNKNAVLQNQLELSLKEKSALERELIGTAELRKENAYLKSSLDALEKKNLALELELVKAQKDSNSSMEKLREVEHNCSELQQNVKSLEEKLSLLEDENLVLRQKALSVSPKHNRPGFAKAFSEKYSGALVHPQSDRKPVFESPTPTTLITPFSHGLSESRRSKLTVERHRENYEFLSRCIKEDLGFKDGKPLAACIIYKCLLQWHAFESERTEIFDFIIEGVNDVLKVGDENVTFPYWLSNASALLCLLQRNLRSNGFLTTTTQRSAGSSGLISRVGQGLKSPFKYIGGFEDGLSHVEARYPAILFKQQLTACVEKIFGLIRDNLKKELSPLLSLCIQAPKAARVHAGKSSRSPGSVPQQLPSSQWDNIIKFLDSLMSRLRGNQVPSFFIRKLITQVFSFINISLFNSLLLRRECCTFSNGEYVKSGLAELEKWIVGAKEEYAGTSWHELNYIRQAVGFLVIHQKRKKSLDEIRQDLCPALTVRQIYRISTMYWDDKYGTQSVSNEVVAQMREILNKDNQNLTSNSFLLDDDLSIPFSTEDIDIAIPAIDPSDIELPNFLSEYPCAQFLGQHQK from the exons ATGCCc GAACCGAAGATGAGTCTCCGCAGAGGCTCCAAGGTTTGGGCCGAGGACAAAGATTTGGCCTGGGTCGCGGCTGAAGTCCTCGACTTCGTTGGCAAGCAAATTCTAGTCGTGAACACTTCGGGAAAGAAG GTTTTGGCTTTTCCGGACAAGCTGTTTCCGAGAGATGCGGATGAGGAGGACCATGGTGGAGTGGACGACATGACCAAGTTGACGTATTTGAATGAGCCTGGTGTGCTTTACAATCTCCAGAGGAGATATGCTCTCAATGATATATAT ACATACACAGGGAGCATTTTGATAGCTGTGAACCCATTCACAAAGCTTCCCCACCTGTACAATGTCCATATGATGGAGCAGTATAAAGGAGCTCCATTTGGGGAGCTAAGCCCCCATGTTTTTGCTGTGGCTGATGCATCATATAG GGCAATGATGAATGATGCTCAAAGCCAATCTATACTGGTCAGTGGAGAAAGTGGGGCTGGGAAGACTGAGACAACAAAATTGATTATGCAGTATCTTACTTATGTGGGTGGCCGTGCTGCTGGTGATGACAGAACAGTTGAGCAGCAAGTTCTTGAA TCAAATCCACTATTGGAGGCATTTGGTAATGCAAAGACTGTTAGAAATGACAATTCAAG TCGATTTGGCAAGTTTGTTGAAATCCAATTTGATGCAAGTGGTAGAATATCAGGTGCTGCAATCAGAACTTACCTTTTGGAACGATCCCGTGTTGTTCAGATAACAGATCCTGAAAGGAATTATCATTGCTTCTATCAGTTGTGTGCATCTGGAAgg GATGCAGAGAAGTACAAATTAGATCAATCAAGCCACTTCCACTACTTAAATCAAAGCAAGACCTACGAGCTAGATGGCGTGAGTAGCATAGAAGAATACATGAAGACAAGGCGGGCTATGGACATTGTTGGTATAAGTCATGAAGATCAG GAAGCTATATTCCGCACCCTAGCTGCAATTCTACATTTAGGGAACATTGAGTTTTCTCCTGGCAAAGAATATGACTCGTCGGTTATAAAGGATCAGAAATCTAGCTTTCATATGCAGGTGGCTGCTAATCTTTTCAG ATGCGATGTGAACCTCTTGCTAGCGACACTTTGTACTCGTTCAATACAAACTCGTGAAGGATGTATTGTTAAAGCTCTTGACTGTAATGCTGCTGTTGCTAGTCGGGATGCACTGGCAAAAACTGTTTATGCTCGGCTGTTTGATTG GCTTGTTGATAAGATCAATAGGTCTGTTGGGCAAGATCTGAATTCCCGAGTGCAAATTGGAGTCTTGGACATCTATGGGTTTGAATGCTTTAAGAATAACAG TTTTGAGCAATTTTGCATTAACTTTGCCAATGAAAAGCTTCAGCAACATTTTAATGAG CATGTATTCAAGATGGAACAGGAAGAATATAGCAAAGAAGAAATTAATTGGAGCTACATTGAATTTATAGACAACCAAGATGTTTTAGATTTGATGGAGAAG AAACCTATTGGGATAATTGCTCTCTTGGATGAAGCTTG cATGTTCCCAAAATCAACACATGAAACATTTTCAACCAAGTTATTTCAGAATTTTCGGGCCCATCCAAGGTTGGAAAAGGCAAAATTTTCCGAAACAGATTTTACCATTAGACATTATGCTGGAAAG GTCACTTATCACTCAAATACCTTTTTAGACAAAAATCGTGATTATGTTGTGGTAGAACACTGCAATCTATTGTCTTCTTCCAAGTGCCCCTTTGTTGCGGGTCTTTTCCCTTCACCACCAGAGGAATCTTCAAGATCATCATATAAATTTTCCTCTGTGGCTTCAAGATTTAAG CAACAACTTCAAGCACTCATGGAAACCCTCAACACAACAGAGCCTCATTACATACGTTGTGTGAAGCCGAACTCCTTGAATCGACCTCAAAAGTTTGAGAATCTGAGTATCTTACACCAATTACGCTGTGGG GGGGTTCTAGAGGCTGTTCGGATAAGTCTGGCGGGTTATCCTACTCGAAGGACCTATTCGGAGTTTATAGATCGCTTTGGTTTATTAGCTCCTGAACTAATGGATGGAAG ctATGATGAGAAAGCTATGGcagagaaaattttgagaaagcTGAAGCTTGAGAATTTTCAG TTGGGCAGGACGAAAGTGTTTCTTAGAGCTGGTCAAATTGGGATTCTAGACGCCCGGCGGGCTGAGATTTTGGACAATGCTTCAACGCGTGTTCAGCGTCGTTTTCGAACATTTATAGCACGCAGAGATTTTATTTCAACCCGGGCTGCTGCATCTGCTCTCCAAGCATACTGCAGAG GATGCCTAGCTCGAAAGATGTATGCTGCAAAACGGGAGACAGCAGCTACTATTTTGATACAAAAATATGTGCGCAGGTGGTTATTAAGATGTGCTTATGTGAAACTATGTTCAGCTGTTATTGTTATACAGTCCAACCTTCGTGGTTTCTCAACTCGCCAAAGATTTTTGCATGGAAAGAAACATAAGGCTGTGACTCTAATTCAG TCTCACTGGAGGATGCGCAAGGTTCGCCTGGCTTTCCGAAATCGCCAAAATTCTATAATAGCAATACAATGTCGTTGGAGGCAGAAACTGGCGAAAAGAGAGCTCCGGAGGCGTAAACAA GAAGCTAATGAAACTGGTGCCTTGCGTTTAGCTAAAAGTAAACTTGAGAAGCAGTTAGAAGACCTCACATGGAGGCTGCAGTTTGAAAAAAGATTGCGG GTTTCTCATGAAGAGTCTAAGTCAGTAGATATTTCGAAACTTCAAAAAACATTGGAATCATTGAACCTTGAACTGGATGCAGCTAAATTGGCGACAATTAATGAGTGCAACAAGAATGCTGTGCTGCAAAATCAATTGGAATTGTCTTTGAAGGAGAAATCTGCTTTGGAAAGAGAACTCATTGGAACGGCTGAACTGAGAAAGGAAAATGCATATTTAAAG AGTTCTTTGGATGCCTTGGAAAAGAAGAACTTAGCACTGGAGCTTGAGCTTGTGAAGGCTCAAAAAGATAGTAATAGCAGCATGGAAAAGTTGCGGGAAGTTGAACATAATTGTTCTGAGCTCCAACAGAATGTCAAAAG TCTAGAGGAGAAGCTCTCACTTTTAGAGGATGAGAATCTTGTCCTGCGACAAAAAGCTTTGAGTGTGTCTCCGAAGCACAACCGACCTGGTTTTGCAAAGGCATTTTCTGAG AAATATTCTGGTGCCCTTGTTCATCCCCAGTCTGACCGGAAGCCTGTATTT GAATCACCCACACCTACAACGCTAATTACCCCATTTTCGCATGGATTATCAGAATCGCGTCGGTCAAAACTAACTGTGGAGAGGCACCGG GAGAATTATGAATTCCTCTCGAGGTGTATTAAAGAAGATTTGGGGTTTAAAGATGGTAAACCCCTGGCAGCATGCATCATTTATAAATGTCTTCTTCAATGGCATGCCTTTGAGTCTGAACGAACAGAAATCTTCGACTTCATAATAGAGGGAGTTAATGATGTTCTCAAG GTTGGGGATGAAAATGTTACTTTTCCATATTGGCTGTCCAATGCCTCAGCACTTCTATGCCTCCTGCAGAGAAATTTAAGATCCAATGGTTTTCTGACTACTACTACTCAGCGCTCTGCTGGGTCTTCTGGGTTAATTAGCAGGGTTGGGCAA GGACTGAAATCTCCTTTCAAATATATTGGAGGATTCGAAGATGGTCTTTCTCATGTAGAAGCAAGATATCCAGCTATTCTATTCAAGCAACAGTTAACTGCTTGTGTAGAGAAGATTTTTGGTTTGATTCGTGACAATTTGAAGAAAGAATTATCTCCGCTATTGAGCTTGTGCATTCAG GCTCCCAAAGCTGCAAGAGTACATGCTGGAAAATCATCTAGATCACCTGGAAGTGTTCCTCAGCAATTGCCTAGTAGCCAGTGGGACAATATCATCAAATTTTTGGATTCACTTATGAGTCGATTACGTGGTAATCAA GTACCCTCCTTTTTCATTCGTAAGTTAATCACCCAAGTTTTTTCATTCATCAATATCTCACTTTTCAACAG TCTTCTACTGCGACGTGAATGTTGCACATTTTCCAATGGGGAATATGTGAAATCTGGTCTAGCAGAACTGGAGAAGTGGATAGTCGGTGCAAAAGAGGAG TATGCAGGAACATCTTGGCATGAGCTAAATTATATTAGGCAAGCTGTTGGGTTTCTG GTAATACATCAGAAGAGGAAAAAATCTTTGGATGAGATAAGACAGGATCTTTGTCCG GCATTAACTGTTAGGCAAATCTACCGAATAAGTACTATGTACTGGGATGACAAATATGGTACTCAGAGTGTGTCCAATGAG GTGGTTGCTCAAATGAGGGAGATCTTGAACAAGGACAATCAGAATTTGACCTCCAATTCCTTCTTGTTGGATGATGATCTGAG CATTCCTTTCTCTACCGAAGACATTGATATTGCAATTCCTGCTATTGATCCTTCGGATATCGAACTTCCAAATTTCCTGTCTGAGTATCCTTGTGCACAATTTCTTGGCCAGCATCAAAAGTAA
- the LOC132184400 gene encoding protein OXIDATIVE STRESS 3 LIKE 1: MSIELDSKPAGLPGGGKSCAGVLVTKEVDGDDLNACSSSSSIGTNSDLGSDGEDFGENEAQSSYRGPLDMMEALEEVLPIRRGISNFYSGKSKSFTSLAEASSSSSIKDVGKPENAYTRKRRNLLAFNHVWDKSQNLKSHMGGIAKRPLSSSRSTLAFAVTMSSSDGISSSSEDSSSRSPPHLPPPHPRGRSARRNMSVWPSFSSADLQQCGTLATTGACTTYELLTEPGLPK, translated from the exons ATGTCGATTGAGTTGGATAGTAAGCCGGCCGGATTGCCAGGAGGCGGCAAGTCGTGCGCCGGCGTGTTGGTCACGAAGGAGGTGGACGGCGACGATTTGAACGCCTGCAGTTCGTCGTCGTCGATCGGGACGAACAGCGATCTAGGCTCCGACGGTGAGGATTTCGGCGAAAACGAGGCGCAGAGTTCGTATAGAGGGCCTTTGGATATGATGGAAGCGTTGGAGGAGGTTCTGCCCAtcag AAGAGGCATATCAAATTTCTATAGTGGGAAATCGAAGTCCTTCACAAGTCTAGCAGAGGCGTCCTCTTCTTCCTCCATTAAAGACGTCGGGAAGCCGGAAAACGCCTACACCAGGAAACGGAGAAACCTGCTTGCCTTCAATCATGTGTGGGACAAGAGCCAAAATTTGAAAAGTCATATGGGAGGGATAGCAAAGAGACCACTAAGCTCCAGTCGAAGCACATTGGCTTTTGCAGTTACCATGAGCAGCTCCGACGGCATCAGTAGCTCAAGTGAGGATTCGAGTTCACGGTCTCCGCCGCATCTTCCGCCACCACACCCACGAGGTAGATCGGCGAGACGGAATATGTCGGTTTGGCCGTCGTTCTCGTCGGCCGATTTACAACAATGTGGCACTCTTGCAACTACTGGTGCGTGCACTACTTATGAATTGTTGACAGAACCAGGCTTACCAAAATAA